From Candidatus Cloacimonadota bacterium, a single genomic window includes:
- a CDS encoding Gx transporter family protein, with protein MMKFQEQRILLLSAYSIMAVLLFIVESVIPKPLPFMRIGLANVFILLILVQLDFVSALVVTMSKVIIGNLFSGLLFTPFVLFSLVSSLVSLLVMYAVYKSKIPVSLIGVSITGAVSHLLTQLILGYFLFVHTLRIFVLFPIILLIGLVSGLITGILVVVLYKKIQLRTFESLQKY; from the coding sequence ATGATGAAATTCCAGGAACAAAGAATCCTCCTTCTCTCGGCTTACTCGATCATGGCTGTATTGCTTTTTATCGTGGAAAGTGTCATACCCAAACCGCTGCCTTTTATGAGGATCGGACTGGCAAATGTTTTTATATTACTTATTCTTGTACAGCTTGATTTTGTTTCAGCTCTCGTCGTGACGATGTCGAAGGTCATCATAGGCAACCTTTTTTCAGGACTGCTTTTTACACCGTTTGTGCTCTTTTCCTTAGTAAGCAGCTTGGTCTCATTGCTTGTGATGTATGCAGTATATAAGAGCAAAATTCCGGTAAGTCTGATCGGTGTTAGTATAACCGGTGCTGTTTCTCACTTGCTTACACAGCTGATTTTAGGATATTTTCTTTTTGTGCATACGTTAAGGATTTTTGTTCTTTTTCCAATCATACTCCTTATAGGACTTGTCAGCGGACTGATAACAGGAATACTTGTCGTGGTGTTATATAAAAAGATACAACTTAGAACTTTTGAATCGCTGCAAAAATACTAA
- a CDS encoding tetratricopeptide repeat protein, translating to MKGLLVRKTLFLLVIICVSISLFAKNQEAYKSVEQLIQLAESMQNEDLAKTVEICSQALEILEDYPDEALERKTHLLLAQTKRLMGLYEESLQSLEFLIGGNLNPEDRESSAHAYLTAASNLERMGEYVQAYEASIKALENFERLQDYKNVIATKILIGDLFIVLKNYNNAVQYLEEALVLARDNGFSKEYYNSIIRLGRSYQRMGEWEKSRTCMNEVLDEDDSSLYQKGYAHYIIGQTYLDEKNWDLALQNELKALEFAVHEDNLYLQSVAYTDLGYIEMNLGHYENALVYNQNALALRRERENQSLIASSLRNIGTLNIRFGKYDQAIEYLMKALDITRTNIEPAISSDIYLNLSKAYAALGEYKKSYDNLLEYANLKDKIYDETLISNIQDVEFEYFIEKKNAELEILRKDSEIKELEIKRQTILHTSIIIILVFLVIIIFLLLNKYRVSEKMSEKLEAMVETRTEELKNEILVRKETEGQLNRSLKEKELLLREIHHRVKNNLQVISGLLHLQQEEIKTKEDAHKGFVASQDRIQAMAKAYELLLGSPYMSEVSVGKYIEELANQIRYNYDLKGRVTMHYTMDEVTAGIEILDRLGLILNELLTNAIKYAFEGRDTGDIHIRLHKRENALEVTISDNGIGISEDYDEIHPKTLGLSIVQMLVQQLEGSMTVHLQNGTSFMLIIPL from the coding sequence ATGAAAGGGTTATTAGTAAGAAAAACTCTATTCTTACTTGTTATTATTTGTGTATCAATCTCACTTTTTGCGAAGAATCAGGAAGCATATAAGTCGGTTGAACAGCTCATTCAACTTGCCGAAAGTATGCAGAATGAAGATCTCGCTAAAACAGTGGAGATCTGTTCCCAAGCCCTTGAAATACTGGAAGATTATCCGGATGAAGCTCTTGAGCGCAAAACACATCTTCTGCTTGCTCAAACAAAACGTCTTATGGGATTGTATGAGGAATCTCTTCAAAGTCTCGAATTTCTTATTGGAGGAAATTTGAATCCCGAAGACAGAGAGAGCAGCGCACATGCATACCTGACAGCAGCCTCAAATTTAGAAAGGATGGGAGAATACGTACAGGCATATGAAGCATCCATAAAAGCGCTCGAGAATTTCGAAAGACTTCAGGACTACAAAAATGTCATTGCTACTAAGATCCTTATCGGTGATTTGTTCATCGTATTAAAGAACTATAATAATGCAGTACAATATCTCGAGGAAGCACTGGTTCTTGCCAGGGACAATGGTTTTTCGAAAGAATACTATAATTCGATAATTCGTCTTGGCAGATCATATCAAAGGATGGGTGAATGGGAGAAGTCCCGCACATGTATGAATGAAGTTTTAGATGAAGATGACTCGTCCCTTTATCAAAAGGGATATGCCCACTACATCATAGGTCAAACCTATCTTGATGAAAAAAACTGGGATCTGGCACTTCAGAATGAACTCAAAGCGCTCGAATTTGCCGTACATGAGGATAACTTATACCTTCAATCTGTTGCATACACCGATCTTGGATATATTGAAATGAATCTCGGACATTATGAAAATGCGCTGGTGTACAATCAAAATGCTCTTGCCTTAAGAAGAGAAAGAGAGAACCAGTCCCTCATTGCAAGCTCACTGAGAAATATTGGAACCCTTAACATCAGGTTTGGAAAGTACGATCAAGCAATCGAATATCTTATGAAAGCACTGGACATAACCAGAACAAATATTGAGCCGGCAATTTCAAGCGATATCTATCTCAACCTTTCAAAAGCCTACGCTGCATTGGGCGAGTATAAAAAATCCTATGATAATCTCCTTGAATATGCAAATCTAAAGGACAAGATATATGATGAAACACTGATCAGTAACATCCAGGATGTTGAGTTCGAGTATTTTATTGAAAAAAAGAATGCTGAACTTGAAATTCTTAGAAAAGACAGTGAGATCAAAGAACTCGAGATCAAAAGGCAGACAATACTTCACACGTCGATAATCATTATTTTAGTCTTTCTGGTCATTATCATCTTTCTCCTTTTGAACAAGTATAGGGTAAGTGAAAAAATGTCCGAGAAACTTGAAGCGATGGTCGAAACTCGAACAGAAGAATTGAAAAATGAGATACTGGTCAGGAAGGAAACAGAAGGACAACTCAACCGGTCGCTCAAAGAAAAAGAGCTGCTCCTTCGAGAAATCCATCACAGAGTAAAAAATAATCTGCAGGTGATATCAGGACTTCTTCATCTTCAGCAAGAGGAGATTAAAACAAAGGAAGATGCACATAAAGGATTTGTAGCAAGCCAGGATAGGATCCAAGCAATGGCAAAGGCATATGAGTTGTTGCTGGGTTCACCGTATATGTCCGAAGTGAGTGTGGGTAAATACATCGAAGAACTCGCTAATCAGATCAGATATAATTATGATCTTAAGGGCAGAGTAACAATGCATTATACAATGGATGAAGTAACTGCCGGAATTGAGATCCTTGATAGACTCGGATTGATCCTGAACGAACTCCTGACCAATGCAATCAAATATGCTTTTGAGGGAAGAGATACTGGAGATATCCATATTCGACTTCATAAAAGAGAAAATGCACTTGAAGTAACTATTTCAGATAATGGGATAGGAATTTCTGAAGATTATGATGAAATTCATCCAAAGACTCTTGGACTATCAATTGTGCAAATGCTTGTTCAACAACTTGAGGGCAGCATGACGGTCCACCTTCAAAACGGAACGAGTTTTATGCTTATTATTCCATTATAA